In one window of Penaeus monodon isolate SGIC_2016 chromosome 36, NSTDA_Pmon_1, whole genome shotgun sequence DNA:
- the LOC119595855 gene encoding protein O-mannosyltransferase 1-like isoform X2, whose product MESGVRNRKNKSSPKSSKVAKGKIEELATEEDHDMLKKSIEKLKHLNENISRDAGDGESAPDTPPPETAPESATPPTESPKASKKSSKKSKAAAKAAQAASPPIELSLRLDGMSLSLFVVSFLTRIWKLETPRGIVFDELHYGKYAGLYMQNTFFFDSQPPFGKQLVALAAYIAGFDGSFKFDRIGSPYDPIVPVSAMRIVPAFFGSLLMPTVYNVMVELGLSHYAGALAAFLMIFDNAILAQSRFILMEGILMFFGMFGLLCILKFRNLYKQPYTLPWFVCLILGAASLGAAVCVRYFGIFTLLLGVGILAKDFWTMVGDRTVTDRKLAGHLLTRVLVFLAIPLTLYISCFYVHLSLLYKAGPNDNIMTSAFQASLEGGLASIISNQPVKILHGSQITLRHTHGRTCWIHSHDALYPVKYADGRGSSHQQQVTCYSYKDVNNWWIVKKPEIEELIVSEPQVPIKNGDIIQLVHGMTSRALNAHDVAAPMSPHNQEVAAYIDYNVSMPAQTMWRLELLNADQTDGFWHAIESQIRLIHVNSTQALKFSGRQLPDWGFRQHEVVTDKVLDQEDTIWNVEEHRYTRTEDKKEREKDLIRSEMIPIERKNLTFWNKLYELQYKMLFNNQENVAGHMYASDPLDWLFLKRGVAYWISANSNAQVHFLGNIVTWLSGTVGLVGYLGLFILYLLRRQRACYDLPEAMWNKFCTIGEVLGVGFAIHYFPYFLVDRTLFLHHYMPAYIFKLCLLAAMIEHGYYLISENFKASKLAKVYLAVVGLWMVSILYVFWFFAPVTYGNADLTADQVMSLAWRDTWDLIIHKQ is encoded by the exons ATGGAATCGGGAGTGAGAAACAGGAAGAACAAATCGTCGCCAAAGTCCAGCAAGGTGGCCAAGGGTAAAATCGAAGAGCTGGCCACGGAGGAGGATCACGACATGTTGAAGAAGAGCATCGAGAAACTCAAGCACCTGAACGAGAATATAAGCCGGGATGCT ggcgatGGCGAGTCCGCCCCCGACACGCCCCCGCCCGAGACGGCGCCCGAGTCCGCCACGCCGCCCACTGAATCGCCCAAAGCTTCCAAAAAGTCTTCCAAGAAATCCAAGGCGGCCGCCAAAGCCGCGCAGGCCGCGTCGCCGCCCATAGAGCTGAGTCTCCGCTTGGATGGCATGTCACTCTCGCTCTTCGTGGTGTCCTTCCTCACGCGGATCTGGAAGCTGGAAACGCCGAGGGGCATCGT ATTTGATGAACTGCACTATGGAAAGTACGCTGGACTATACATGCAGAACACTTTCTTCTTCGATTCCCAACCTCCCTTTGGAAAGCAGCTTGTTGCCCTCGCAGCGTACATCGCCGGCTTCGATG GGAGCTTCAAGTTTGACAGGATTGGATCTCCATATGACCCCATAGTGCCAGTATCTGCCATGCGTATTGTGCCTGCCTTTTTTGGCTCGTTGCTGATGCCAACAGTGTACAATGTCATGGTAGAACTTGGCCTCTCGCACTATGCTGGTGCTTTGGCTGCCTTCCTCATGATATTTG ACAATGCCATCTTGGCACAGTCCCGTTTCATTCTGATGGAAGGCATTCTCATGTTCTTTGGAATGTTTGGGCTTCTGTGCATTCTGAAGTTCAGGAACCTGTACAAACAGCCATACACCCTGCCCTGGTTTGTGTGCCTCATCCTTGGTGCAGCTTCCCTAGGAGCAGCTGTGTG TGTCAGATACTTTGGCATCTTCACCCTCCTCTTGGGCGTTGGAATCTTGGCAAAGGACTTCTGGACCATGGTCGGTGACCGTACTGTGACGGACCGAAAGCTTGCTGGCCATTTATTGACAAGAGTATTGGTCTTCCTTGCCATCCCACTTACACTTTACATTAGCTGTTTCTATGTGCATTTATCACTGCTATACAAGGCAGGACCAAATGACAATATCATGACTTCAGCCTTCCAAGCTAGTCTTGAG GGTGGCTTGGCTTCAATAATATCCAACCAGCCTGTCAAGATCCTCCACGGGTCACAGATTACTCTCCGCCACACACACGGCCGTACTTGCTGGATACATTCGCATGATGCTCTTTATCCTGTAAAGTATGCTGATGGACGAGGTTCCTCACACCAGCAGCAAGTTACATGTTATAGCTATAAGGATGTAAATAATTGGTGGATCGTCAAGAAGCCAGAAAT agagGAGCTTATTGTGTCCGAACCTCAAGTACCTATTAAGAATGGTGACATCATTCAGCTGGTGCATGGCATGACTTCAAGAGCTCTCAATGCCCATGATGTAGCAGCACCCATGTCTCCACACAACCAAGAG GTTGCTGCATACATAGACTACAATGTGTCAATGCCAGCACAGACTATGTGGCGCCTAGAACTCCTTAATGCAGATCAAACAGATGGATTTTGGCATGCTATTGAGAGTCAG ATCCGCTTGATCCACGTAAATTCAACTCAGGCTCTGAAGTTCTCTGGCCGTCAGCTACCCGACTGGGGCTTCCGTCAGCACGAGGTTGTAACTGACAAAGTTCTTGATCAGGAAGATACCATCTGGAATGTGGAGGAACATCGCTATACACGAA CTGAGGACAAAAAGGAACGTGAGAAGGACTTGATCCGTTCTGAGATGATCCCCATAGAACGCAAGAATCTAACTTTCTGGAATAAATTGTATGAACTGCAGTACAAGATGCTGTTTAACAATCAGGAGAATGTGGCTGGACACATGTATGCCTCAGATCCCCTGGACTGGCTTTTCCTGAAGCGAGGAGTTGCTTACTGGATTTCAGCAAATAGCAAT GCCCAAGTTCACTTCCTTGGAAATATTGTTACATGGTTGTCAGGAACAGTTGGCCTTGTGGGATATTTGGGACTCTTCATCCTATACCTTCTCAGGCGTCAGAGAGCTTGTTATGACCTACCAGAGGCAATGTGGAACAAGTTCTGCACAATTGGAGAG GTTTTGGGTGTAGGTTTTGCCATACATTACTTCCCTTACTTCCTAGTGGACAGAACACTCTTCCTTCATCATTATATGCCTGCTTACATATTCAAA CTTTGTCTGTTGGCTGCTATGATAGAACATGGTTACTATCTCATATCAGAAAATTTCAAGGCTTCAAAGTTAGCCAAGGTCTATCTGGCTGTTGTTGGTTTGTGGATGGTTTCCATCCTCTACGTGTTTTGGTTCTTTGCGCCTGTAACATATGGTAATGCAGATCTTACTGCGGACCAAGTGATGAGCCTGGCTTGGAGAGACACCTGGGATCTGATCATACACAAACAGTAA
- the LOC119595855 gene encoding protein O-mannosyltransferase 1-like isoform X1, with product MESGVRNRKNKSSPKSSKVAKGKIEELATEEDHDMLKKSIEKLKHLNENISRDAIPDGDDLATTRDYKGDGESAPDTPPPETAPESATPPTESPKASKKSSKKSKAAAKAAQAASPPIELSLRLDGMSLSLFVVSFLTRIWKLETPRGIVFDELHYGKYAGLYMQNTFFFDSQPPFGKQLVALAAYIAGFDGSFKFDRIGSPYDPIVPVSAMRIVPAFFGSLLMPTVYNVMVELGLSHYAGALAAFLMIFDNAILAQSRFILMEGILMFFGMFGLLCILKFRNLYKQPYTLPWFVCLILGAASLGAAVCVRYFGIFTLLLGVGILAKDFWTMVGDRTVTDRKLAGHLLTRVLVFLAIPLTLYISCFYVHLSLLYKAGPNDNIMTSAFQASLEGGLASIISNQPVKILHGSQITLRHTHGRTCWIHSHDALYPVKYADGRGSSHQQQVTCYSYKDVNNWWIVKKPEIEELIVSEPQVPIKNGDIIQLVHGMTSRALNAHDVAAPMSPHNQEVAAYIDYNVSMPAQTMWRLELLNADQTDGFWHAIESQIRLIHVNSTQALKFSGRQLPDWGFRQHEVVTDKVLDQEDTIWNVEEHRYTRTEDKKEREKDLIRSEMIPIERKNLTFWNKLYELQYKMLFNNQENVAGHMYASDPLDWLFLKRGVAYWISANSNAQVHFLGNIVTWLSGTVGLVGYLGLFILYLLRRQRACYDLPEAMWNKFCTIGEVLGVGFAIHYFPYFLVDRTLFLHHYMPAYIFKLCLLAAMIEHGYYLISENFKASKLAKVYLAVVGLWMVSILYVFWFFAPVTYGNADLTADQVMSLAWRDTWDLIIHKQ from the exons ATGGAATCGGGAGTGAGAAACAGGAAGAACAAATCGTCGCCAAAGTCCAGCAAGGTGGCCAAGGGTAAAATCGAAGAGCTGGCCACGGAGGAGGATCACGACATGTTGAAGAAGAGCATCGAGAAACTCAAGCACCTGAACGAGAATATAAGCCGGGATGCT ATACCTGATGGGGACGACCTCGCAACCACCAGGGATTACAAG ggcgatGGCGAGTCCGCCCCCGACACGCCCCCGCCCGAGACGGCGCCCGAGTCCGCCACGCCGCCCACTGAATCGCCCAAAGCTTCCAAAAAGTCTTCCAAGAAATCCAAGGCGGCCGCCAAAGCCGCGCAGGCCGCGTCGCCGCCCATAGAGCTGAGTCTCCGCTTGGATGGCATGTCACTCTCGCTCTTCGTGGTGTCCTTCCTCACGCGGATCTGGAAGCTGGAAACGCCGAGGGGCATCGT ATTTGATGAACTGCACTATGGAAAGTACGCTGGACTATACATGCAGAACACTTTCTTCTTCGATTCCCAACCTCCCTTTGGAAAGCAGCTTGTTGCCCTCGCAGCGTACATCGCCGGCTTCGATG GGAGCTTCAAGTTTGACAGGATTGGATCTCCATATGACCCCATAGTGCCAGTATCTGCCATGCGTATTGTGCCTGCCTTTTTTGGCTCGTTGCTGATGCCAACAGTGTACAATGTCATGGTAGAACTTGGCCTCTCGCACTATGCTGGTGCTTTGGCTGCCTTCCTCATGATATTTG ACAATGCCATCTTGGCACAGTCCCGTTTCATTCTGATGGAAGGCATTCTCATGTTCTTTGGAATGTTTGGGCTTCTGTGCATTCTGAAGTTCAGGAACCTGTACAAACAGCCATACACCCTGCCCTGGTTTGTGTGCCTCATCCTTGGTGCAGCTTCCCTAGGAGCAGCTGTGTG TGTCAGATACTTTGGCATCTTCACCCTCCTCTTGGGCGTTGGAATCTTGGCAAAGGACTTCTGGACCATGGTCGGTGACCGTACTGTGACGGACCGAAAGCTTGCTGGCCATTTATTGACAAGAGTATTGGTCTTCCTTGCCATCCCACTTACACTTTACATTAGCTGTTTCTATGTGCATTTATCACTGCTATACAAGGCAGGACCAAATGACAATATCATGACTTCAGCCTTCCAAGCTAGTCTTGAG GGTGGCTTGGCTTCAATAATATCCAACCAGCCTGTCAAGATCCTCCACGGGTCACAGATTACTCTCCGCCACACACACGGCCGTACTTGCTGGATACATTCGCATGATGCTCTTTATCCTGTAAAGTATGCTGATGGACGAGGTTCCTCACACCAGCAGCAAGTTACATGTTATAGCTATAAGGATGTAAATAATTGGTGGATCGTCAAGAAGCCAGAAAT agagGAGCTTATTGTGTCCGAACCTCAAGTACCTATTAAGAATGGTGACATCATTCAGCTGGTGCATGGCATGACTTCAAGAGCTCTCAATGCCCATGATGTAGCAGCACCCATGTCTCCACACAACCAAGAG GTTGCTGCATACATAGACTACAATGTGTCAATGCCAGCACAGACTATGTGGCGCCTAGAACTCCTTAATGCAGATCAAACAGATGGATTTTGGCATGCTATTGAGAGTCAG ATCCGCTTGATCCACGTAAATTCAACTCAGGCTCTGAAGTTCTCTGGCCGTCAGCTACCCGACTGGGGCTTCCGTCAGCACGAGGTTGTAACTGACAAAGTTCTTGATCAGGAAGATACCATCTGGAATGTGGAGGAACATCGCTATACACGAA CTGAGGACAAAAAGGAACGTGAGAAGGACTTGATCCGTTCTGAGATGATCCCCATAGAACGCAAGAATCTAACTTTCTGGAATAAATTGTATGAACTGCAGTACAAGATGCTGTTTAACAATCAGGAGAATGTGGCTGGACACATGTATGCCTCAGATCCCCTGGACTGGCTTTTCCTGAAGCGAGGAGTTGCTTACTGGATTTCAGCAAATAGCAAT GCCCAAGTTCACTTCCTTGGAAATATTGTTACATGGTTGTCAGGAACAGTTGGCCTTGTGGGATATTTGGGACTCTTCATCCTATACCTTCTCAGGCGTCAGAGAGCTTGTTATGACCTACCAGAGGCAATGTGGAACAAGTTCTGCACAATTGGAGAG GTTTTGGGTGTAGGTTTTGCCATACATTACTTCCCTTACTTCCTAGTGGACAGAACACTCTTCCTTCATCATTATATGCCTGCTTACATATTCAAA CTTTGTCTGTTGGCTGCTATGATAGAACATGGTTACTATCTCATATCAGAAAATTTCAAGGCTTCAAAGTTAGCCAAGGTCTATCTGGCTGTTGTTGGTTTGTGGATGGTTTCCATCCTCTACGTGTTTTGGTTCTTTGCGCCTGTAACATATGGTAATGCAGATCTTACTGCGGACCAAGTGATGAGCCTGGCTTGGAGAGACACCTGGGATCTGATCATACACAAACAGTAA